In Streptomyces durocortorensis, a genomic segment contains:
- the pspAB gene encoding PspA-associated protein PspAB, with the protein MGLLDAILGRSKPVRPDLDQLFAVPSAALTLQAATGFTPTGLGSVCFAGVEGGGFARLQEDVRELLDADTERGGIPVEFSRDAYGYTWLLASHPADDTAGLVNDLHAVNTLLQDGGFGPHLLCSLIGFRDGEGAGGRSLALVYLYKRGTFYPFAPLPGGAEKRDNQLELQVRGALGDDLRVEKDLSRWFPVWGAPGL; encoded by the coding sequence GTGGGCCTGCTCGACGCGATCCTCGGCCGGAGCAAACCGGTCCGCCCCGACCTCGACCAGCTCTTCGCCGTCCCCTCGGCCGCCCTGACCCTCCAGGCCGCGACCGGCTTCACGCCGACCGGCCTGGGCTCCGTCTGCTTCGCGGGCGTGGAGGGCGGCGGTTTCGCGCGCCTCCAGGAGGACGTACGGGAGCTGCTCGACGCGGATACGGAGCGCGGGGGCATCCCGGTGGAGTTCAGCCGGGACGCGTACGGCTACACCTGGCTGCTGGCCAGCCACCCGGCCGACGACACGGCGGGCCTGGTCAACGACCTGCACGCGGTGAACACCCTGCTCCAGGACGGCGGCTTCGGCCCGCACCTGCTGTGCTCGCTGATCGGCTTCCGGGACGGGGAGGGCGCCGGGGGCCGGTCGCTGGCGCTCGTGTACCTGTACAAGCGCGGCACGTTCTACCCGTTCGCCCCGCTGCCCGGCGGGGCCGAGAAGCGGGACAACCAGCTGGAGCTCCAGGTGCGGGGAGCCCTCGGCGACGACCTCCGGGTGGAGAAGGACCTGTCGCGGTGGTTCCCGGTGTGGGGTGCGCCGGGGCTGTGA